The Neodiprion virginianus isolate iyNeoVirg1 chromosome 5, iyNeoVirg1.1, whole genome shotgun sequence genome contains a region encoding:
- the LOC124305545 gene encoding synaptic vesicle glycoprotein 2C, translating to MVEGEPDSKHNRKSDVKDDRPNGCGSKDLELARLGTKGKTLDPEKGSFEKADFEKAIELTGYGKFHYFLLAVCGLVSTSEEMDVISMSYILPSAQCDLDLDTHRKGWMSSIIFIGMMVGAYAWGSVADALGRRKVLIVISIMNAVCIVASSFTQRYEYFLLFRFLNGAALGGSGPVIWSYFAEFQPKAKRGSMLSFMAAFWTLGNLFVAGLAWLIIPSGIGFDSLAFKYNSWRIFLLICAAPSFLVAGLLLLLPESPKYLLIRGREKEALEIFRGIYAINTGQSRTMYPVKKLIFDDSRHRSEKASTKPQSKCKMLFGDILGNTKQLFISPILRFTLISIIINFTFHIGYYGLMMWFPELFNRFDKYQTAHPNVTSIGICEVTDFVVNNKTQESNVTCTNEISAQVFQESLITVASAIPANILAVVGMDRLGRKFFLVFSTFSAGLCSTGLYFVTNKTHNLIVSAFFSGVISCGNAALDCLITEVFPTNLRATGVAISMVAARLGGIIGNIVIAQLLDTYCPAPTFIVAALLIGGGLMCLGLPNTTRQPLS from the exons ATGGTAGAAGGTGAACCCGACTCAAAGCACAATCGTA agaGTGATGTAAAGGACGATCGCCCAAACGGCTGTGGTTCAAAAGACCTAGAGCTCGCAC GTTTAGGGACAAAGGGCAAGACTCTCGATCCCGAGAAAGGATCCTTTGAAAAAGCTGATTTCGAAAAGGCTATCGAACTTACCG GATATGGCAAGTTCCACTACTTCCTGCTCGCAGTATGCGGGTTGGTCAGTACGAGCGAGGAGATGGATGTAATTTCCATGTCCTACATTTTGCCGAGTGCACAATGTGACCTGGATCTCGATACCCACAGGAAGGGATGGATGAGCTCCATCATATTCATAGGGATGATGGTCGGTGCCTACGCGTGGGGTTCAGTGGCAGACGCCCTGGGCCGCCGCAAGGTTCTGATCGTCATCTCCATCATGAACGCCGTCTGCATAGTCGCCTCCAGCTTCACCCAGAGATATGAATACTTCTTGTTGTTCAGATTTCTCAACGGTGCTGC CCTTGGAGGCAGTGGACCTGTGATCTGGTCCTACTTTGCTGAATTCCAGCCGAAGGCGAAAAGAGGTTCCATGTTGTCGTTTATGGCGGCATTTTGGACCCTTGGGAACCTCTTTGTTGCTG GACTGGCATGGCTCATTATCCCTTCCGGGATCGGTTTCGACAGCCTCGCATTCAAGTATAACTCATGGCGAATCTTCCTGCTGATCTGCGCTGCACCGTCCTTTTTAGTGGCAGGGCTTCTGCTGCTCCTGCCCGAATCCCCCAAGTATTTACTCATCCGTGGACGAGAGAAGGAGGCTCTGGAAATATTCCGTGGCATATACGCGATAAACACTGGTCAATCGCGAACAATGTACCCAGTGAAAAAGCTGATATTCGACGACTCGAGGCATCGGTCGGAAAAGGCGAGCACCAAGCCGCAGAGCAAATGCAAAATGCTCTTCGGTGACATATTGGGAAACACTAAACAGCTGTTCATTTCACCGATCCTCCGTTTCACTTTAATATCCATCATAATTAACTTCACCTTCCACATCGGGTACTACGGGCTCATGATGTGGTTCCCTGAACTGTTCAACCGTTTCGACAAGTACCAAACGGCCCACCCAAATGTCACCTCGATAGGCATCTGCGAGGTTACGGACTTCGTTGTCAATAATAAAACACAGGAATCAAACGTAACTTGTACGAACGAAATCTCTGCCCAAGTGTTCCAAGAGTCTCTCATTACCGTCGCATCTGCAATACCTGCTAATATCCTGGCTGTTGTTGGAATGGACCGTCTTGGTCGCAAGTTCTTCCTCG TCTTCAGTACCTTCTCCGCCGGTCTTTGTTCCACCGGACTATACTTCGTGACGAACAAAACACACAACTTGATCGTATCAGCGTTCTTCAGCGGTGTGATAAGCTGCGGTAACGCCGCCCTCGATTGTCTGATCACTGAGGTATTTCCCACAAACCTCCGCGCCACCGGCGTGGCAATTTCAATGGTGGCAGCCCGTCTGGGTGGGATAATCGGTAACATAGTCATTGCTCAGCTGCTGGACACGTATTGTCCAGCGCCCACCTTTATCGTCGCCGCACTTCTTATCG GAGGAGGTCTGATGTGCTTAGGTTTACCAAACACAACGCGCCAGCCGTTGTCCTGA